One Mesorhizobium sp. L-2-11 genomic region harbors:
- a CDS encoding ATP-dependent Clp protease proteolytic subunit has product MSGFANLVPMVIEQSSRGERAFDIFSRLLRERIVFINGPIDDNVSALVCAQLLSLESDNPDKEVSLYINSPGGVVTSGFAIYDTMQYISCPVSTVCMGFAASMASFLLMAGTPGRRIALPNTSILLHQPSGGFQGQASDVQRHAEGILKTKRRMTELYAHHCGRTFEEVERTLDRDHFMTAAEAKTWGLVDHVFDTRKQAA; this is encoded by the coding sequence ATGAGCGGTTTTGCCAACCTGGTGCCGATGGTGATCGAGCAGTCGAGCCGCGGCGAACGCGCCTTCGACATTTTTTCGCGGCTGCTGCGCGAGCGCATCGTCTTCATCAATGGCCCGATCGACGACAATGTGTCGGCGCTGGTCTGCGCCCAGCTTCTGTCGCTGGAATCCGACAATCCCGACAAGGAGGTTTCCCTCTACATCAACTCGCCGGGCGGTGTGGTGACCAGCGGTTTCGCCATCTACGACACGATGCAGTACATTTCTTGCCCCGTATCCACCGTCTGCATGGGCTTTGCCGCGTCGATGGCCTCGTTCCTGCTGATGGCGGGAACGCCGGGCCGGCGCATCGCACTGCCCAACACCAGCATCCTTCTGCACCAGCCGTCAGGCGGTTTCCAGGGCCAGGCCTCCGACGTCCAGCGCCACGCCGAAGGCATCCTGAAGACAAAGCGGCGGATGACCGAGCTTTACGCGCACCACTGTGGTCGCACGTTCGAAGAGGTCGAACGCACGCTCGACCGCGATCATTTCATGACCGCCGCGGAGGCAAAGACGTGGGGGCTTGTCGACCATGTTTTTGATACGCGCAAACAGGCGGCTTGA
- a CDS encoding SRPBCC family protein — MTAKQHSDMTADSIEFECELPDPPEKVWRALTVPDLLAAWMMPNDIKPEVGSRFAFAKADAPIECEILDAEPERLLRYSWRERPAPGNTANPLDSFVTFTLDRTISGGTHLRIVHDGFARVATPAVAGACCRLSLNAHNPKRTIAANTPRLSLRAA, encoded by the coding sequence ATGACGGCAAAACAGCATTCAGACATGACGGCTGACTCGATCGAGTTCGAGTGCGAGCTTCCAGACCCGCCGGAAAAAGTGTGGCGGGCGCTGACGGTGCCGGACCTGCTCGCGGCCTGGATGATGCCGAACGACATCAAGCCGGAGGTCGGCAGCCGCTTTGCCTTTGCCAAGGCGGATGCACCGATCGAGTGCGAAATCCTCGACGCCGAGCCCGAACGCCTGCTGCGTTATTCCTGGCGGGAGCGGCCGGCGCCTGGCAATACAGCGAATCCGCTGGACAGTTTCGTCACCTTCACGCTCGACCGCACCATTTCAGGCGGCACGCATCTGCGCATCGTCCACGACGGATTTGCGCGGGTAGCTACGCCTGCGGTTGCCGGCGCCTGTTGCCGGCTTTCGCTCAACGCACACAACCCCAAACGGACCATAGCCGCAAACACGCCTCGCCTCTCCCTGCGCGCGGCCTGA
- a CDS encoding ArsR/SmtB family transcription factor: MIEAEIFRALADPTRRAVYERLTAGEMTVSELRRGMSVSQPAVSQHLAVLRGAGLVAERRAGRNAYYRADPQGLDPLLGWIERYRAFWPERIERLKAVLKDMDQ, encoded by the coding sequence ATGATCGAAGCTGAGATTTTCCGAGCGCTTGCCGACCCGACGCGCCGCGCCGTCTACGAGCGGCTCACCGCCGGCGAGATGACGGTGTCGGAACTGCGCCGCGGCATGAGCGTGTCGCAACCGGCCGTCTCGCAGCATCTCGCGGTGCTGCGCGGCGCCGGCCTGGTGGCCGAGCGGCGAGCCGGCCGCAACGCCTATTATCGCGCCGATCCGCAAGGGCTTGATCCTCTGCTCGGCTGGATCGAGCGTTACCGTGCGTTCTGGCCCGAGCGTATCGAACGGCTCAAGGCGGTTTTGAAGGATATGGACCAATGA
- a CDS encoding single-stranded DNA-binding protein translates to MAGSVNKVILVGNLGADPEIRRLNSGEPVVNIRVATSESWRDKTSGERKEKTEWHNVVIFNEQLAKVAEQYLKKGAKVYVEGQLQTRKWQDQTGNDRYTTEIVLQKFRGELQMLDSRGQGEGGQVGSYAGGGSSRGSDFGQSGPGESFDRGGGGGNKGGGGSSRELDDEIPF, encoded by the coding sequence ATGGCGGGTAGCGTCAACAAGGTCATTCTGGTGGGCAATCTCGGGGCGGACCCGGAAATCCGCCGTTTGAATTCGGGTGAGCCGGTCGTCAACATCCGCGTCGCCACGTCGGAAAGCTGGCGCGACAAGACTTCCGGCGAGCGCAAGGAAAAGACCGAGTGGCACAATGTCGTGATCTTTAACGAGCAGCTCGCCAAGGTCGCCGAGCAGTATTTGAAGAAGGGTGCAAAAGTTTATGTCGAGGGCCAGCTGCAGACGCGCAAGTGGCAGGACCAGACCGGCAATGACCGCTACACGACCGAAATCGTGCTGCAGAAATTCCGCGGCGAGCTCCAGATGCTCGACTCACGCGGGCAGGGCGAGGGCGGTCAGGTCGGCAGCTATGCCGGTGGCGGCAGCAGCCGCGGTTCCGATTTCGGCCAGTCCGGCCCGGGCGAGAGTTTCGATCGCGGCGGCGGTGGCGGCAACAAGGGTGGCGGCGGTTCGTCGCGCGAACTCGACGACGAAATTCCGTTCTGA
- a CDS encoding OsmC family protein, translating into MKARVKWVEERTFVGESGSGHKVVLGTAFGPDGKTPGPSPMELVLLGTGGCSAYDVVHILEKGREAVEDCVVELDADRAEKEPRVFTRIHMRFIVKGRALSRDKVKRAIDLSIEKYCSATAMMAKTATVTHDFEVIDTTAK; encoded by the coding sequence ATGAAAGCACGGGTCAAATGGGTCGAGGAGCGCACTTTCGTCGGCGAGTCCGGCAGCGGCCACAAGGTGGTTCTGGGGACCGCGTTCGGACCGGATGGCAAGACGCCGGGACCGAGCCCGATGGAACTGGTGCTGCTCGGCACTGGCGGCTGCTCGGCCTATGATGTCGTCCACATCCTCGAAAAGGGCCGCGAGGCGGTCGAAGACTGCGTGGTCGAACTCGACGCCGACCGGGCGGAGAAGGAGCCGCGGGTGTTCACGCGCATCCATATGCGCTTCATCGTCAAGGGCCGCGCCCTTTCGCGCGACAAGGTGAAACGGGCGATCGACCTGTCGATCGAAAAATACTGCTCGGCCACGGCGATGATGGCCAAGACCGCCACCGTCACGCATGATTTCGAGGTTATTGATACGACGGCGAAGTAG
- a CDS encoding MarC family protein yields the protein MPSFDSLFNAFVTILVTIDPPGLAPLFLAVTRGMNREERNQVSVRASIIGFLVMALFAIAGASILSVFGITLPAFRVAGGFLLFFIAFEMVFERRQDRKEKIGDVAITKDMIHNIAAFPLAIPLIAGPGAISATVLLSGSFPGLGAQAALVGIIAICLVITYLVFVLAERIDRVLGQTGRSILTRLLGVILAALAVQFVADGVKALMAA from the coding sequence ATGCCGAGCTTCGACAGCCTGTTCAACGCGTTCGTCACCATTCTGGTGACCATCGACCCGCCTGGCCTGGCGCCGCTCTTCCTCGCCGTGACGCGCGGCATGAACCGCGAGGAGCGCAACCAGGTTTCCGTGCGCGCCTCGATCATTGGTTTCCTGGTGATGGCGCTGTTTGCAATCGCCGGCGCGTCGATCCTGTCGGTGTTCGGCATCACGCTGCCGGCGTTCCGCGTCGCCGGCGGGTTCCTGCTGTTCTTCATCGCCTTCGAAATGGTGTTCGAGCGCCGGCAGGACCGCAAGGAGAAGATCGGCGACGTCGCCATCACCAAGGACATGATCCACAACATCGCCGCCTTTCCGCTGGCGATCCCGCTGATCGCCGGTCCGGGCGCGATTTCAGCGACCGTCCTGCTGTCCGGCTCGTTTCCAGGTCTTGGCGCGCAGGCAGCCCTTGTCGGCATCATCGCGATCTGCCTTGTCATCACTTACCTGGTGTTCGTGCTGGCCGAGCGCATCGACCGGGTCCTCGGCCAGACCGGCCGCTCGATCCTGACCCGGCTGCTCGGTGTCATCCTGGCGGCGCTCGCCGTGCAGTTCGTCGCCGACGGCGTCAAGGCGTTGATGGCAGCATGA
- a CDS encoding helix-turn-helix transcriptional regulator — protein MTTSVHTLASGKGWRVSDVICTAGVADRPFEEEHRNFCVAVVTNGTFRYRARQGTAMLMPGAILLGNPHTCYECGHEHGAGDRCISYHFSPTYMEQIAADTPRAKKLAFETPLLPPLPALARLLAEAEAAREMADIEAFEELGLRLAGAAVASGITPAARSPSRRDQKRVAEAVRRIEKDAERPVSLAELASETATSPYHFLRSFRHVAGMTPYQFVLKTRLHRAAVRLRMSDEAISTIAFEAGFNDLSTFNRRFRRVMGEAPGAYRLRQRGDKAPTTSAVPAL, from the coding sequence ATGACGACGAGCGTGCATACACTGGCGTCCGGAAAAGGCTGGCGGGTGTCGGACGTGATCTGCACTGCTGGCGTCGCTGATCGCCCGTTCGAGGAAGAGCATCGCAACTTCTGCGTCGCAGTGGTGACCAACGGCACCTTCCGCTACCGCGCACGCCAGGGCACGGCGATGCTGATGCCGGGCGCAATTCTGCTCGGCAATCCCCACACTTGCTACGAGTGTGGACACGAGCATGGCGCCGGCGACCGCTGCATCTCCTATCATTTCAGCCCGACCTATATGGAACAGATCGCCGCCGACACACCGCGCGCGAAGAAGCTGGCCTTCGAGACGCCGCTTCTGCCGCCCTTGCCGGCGCTGGCACGGCTGCTGGCCGAGGCGGAAGCCGCGCGCGAGATGGCCGACATCGAGGCGTTCGAGGAACTCGGACTGCGGCTTGCCGGCGCAGCCGTCGCCTCCGGTATCACCCCCGCTGCCCGGTCACCGAGCCGCCGCGACCAGAAACGCGTTGCGGAGGCGGTGCGGCGCATCGAAAAGGATGCCGAAAGGCCGGTCTCGCTCGCCGAGCTTGCAAGCGAAACGGCGACCAGTCCTTACCATTTCCTGCGCAGCTTCCGGCATGTCGCGGGCATGACGCCCTACCAGTTCGTGCTGAAAACCCGGCTGCACAGGGCGGCGGTGCGGCTGCGCATGTCGGACGAGGCGATCTCGACGATCGCCTTCGAGGCCGGGTTCAACGATTTGTCGACCTTCAACCGCCGTTTCCGGCGTGTGATGGGGGAGGCGCCTGGCGCCTACCGGCTCCGGCAGCGAGGCGATAAAGCGCCGACCACGTCCGCCGTTCCGGCTTTGTGA
- the gyrA gene encoding DNA gyrase subunit A gives MTDQKTPRGADGGPTGIEPISIIEEMQRSYLDYAMSVIVSRALPDVRDGLKPVHRRILYAAHESGYHWNRKYVKSARPVADVMGKYHPHGDASIYDALVRMAQDWSLRVPLIDGQGNFGSIDGDPPAAMRYTESRLTKVAHELLEDIDKDTVDFQDTYDASGSEPKVLPARFPNLLVNGSGGIAVGMATNIPPHNLGEVCNGAIALIDNPAIDLPALMEIIPGPDFPTGGIVLGRSGIYSAYSTGRGSIVMRGRVNVEARGNDRESIVITEVPYQVNKSSMIEKMAELVRDKRIEGISDIRDESDRQGYRVVIELKRDAVADVILNQLYRFTPLQTSFGANMVALNGGKPELLTLTDMLKAFVAFREDVISRRTKFLLRKARDRAHVLVGLAIAVANIDEVIKLIRSAPDPQTAREQLMERRWPSGDVESLILLIDDPRHRINEDGTYNLSEEQARAILELRLQRLTALGRDEIADELNTIGAEIVDYLDILSSRARIQQIVKDELAAVRDEFGTPRRTELSEGGADMEDEDLIQREDMVVTVSHSGYIKRVPLSLYRAQRRGGKGRSGMSTKEEDFVTRLFVANTHTPVLFFSSRGIVYKEKVWRLPIGNPQSRGKALINMLPLEQGERITTIMPLPEDETSWGELDVMFATTRGTVRRNKLSDFIQVNRNGKIAMKLEEEGDEILGVETCTDNDDVLLTASSGQCIRFSVSDVRVFQSRNSVGVRGIAMAASDRVISMAVIEHVDASPAERAAYLKRVAAERRLAAGIAAGEDEDFQLTNEEVGEETELSEERYEFLKAHEQFVLTVTEYGYGKRSSSYDFRLTGRGGKGIRATDVSKVAEIGRLVATFPVGNDDQIMLVSDGGTVIRVPVNGIRFASRATKGVTIFNTADGEKVVSVERISEPQSDEEAEESVAGDATLDTGTEGIGPENNAE, from the coding sequence TTGACCGACCAGAAGACACCGCGCGGCGCCGACGGCGGGCCCACCGGCATCGAGCCGATATCCATCATCGAGGAGATGCAGCGCTCCTATCTCGATTACGCCATGAGCGTGATCGTCAGCCGTGCGCTGCCCGACGTGCGCGACGGGCTGAAGCCGGTGCATCGCCGCATCCTCTACGCCGCCCACGAGAGCGGCTATCACTGGAACCGCAAGTATGTGAAGTCGGCCCGCCCGGTCGCCGACGTGATGGGTAAATACCATCCGCATGGCGACGCCTCGATCTACGACGCCTTGGTGCGGATGGCGCAGGACTGGTCGCTGCGCGTGCCGCTGATCGACGGGCAGGGCAATTTCGGCTCGATCGACGGCGATCCGCCGGCGGCAATGCGTTACACCGAATCGCGGCTGACCAAGGTCGCGCATGAGCTGCTGGAGGACATCGACAAGGACACCGTCGATTTCCAGGACACTTATGATGCGTCGGGCAGTGAACCGAAAGTGCTGCCGGCGCGCTTCCCGAACCTGTTGGTCAACGGCTCCGGCGGTATCGCCGTCGGCATGGCCACCAACATCCCGCCGCACAATCTGGGCGAGGTCTGCAACGGCGCCATCGCCCTCATCGACAATCCGGCGATCGATCTGCCGGCGCTGATGGAGATCATTCCAGGGCCGGATTTCCCGACCGGCGGCATCGTGCTCGGCCGTTCCGGCATCTACAGCGCCTATTCGACCGGCCGCGGTTCCATCGTCATGCGCGGCCGCGTCAACGTCGAGGCGCGCGGCAACGACCGTGAATCGATCGTCATCACCGAGGTTCCCTACCAGGTGAACAAGTCGTCGATGATCGAGAAGATGGCCGAACTGGTGCGCGATAAGCGCATCGAGGGCATTTCCGACATCCGCGACGAGAGCGACCGCCAGGGCTACCGCGTCGTCATCGAATTGAAGCGCGACGCGGTCGCCGACGTCATCCTCAACCAGCTCTATCGTTTCACGCCGCTGCAGACGTCGTTCGGCGCTAATATGGTGGCGCTGAACGGCGGCAAGCCGGAATTGCTGACGCTGACCGACATGCTGAAGGCGTTTGTCGCCTTCCGCGAGGACGTGATCAGCCGGCGCACGAAATTCCTGCTGCGCAAGGCACGCGACCGTGCCCATGTGCTGGTCGGCCTTGCTATTGCCGTCGCCAACATCGACGAGGTGATAAAGCTGATCCGCAGCGCGCCGGATCCGCAGACGGCGCGCGAGCAGTTGATGGAGCGGCGCTGGCCCTCGGGCGACGTCGAATCGCTGATCCTGCTGATCGACGATCCGCGCCACCGCATCAACGAGGACGGCACCTACAATCTGTCCGAGGAACAGGCCCGCGCCATCCTCGAACTGCGCCTGCAGCGGCTGACAGCGCTCGGCCGCGACGAGATCGCCGACGAGTTGAACACGATCGGCGCGGAAATTGTTGATTATCTTGACATTTTGTCGTCCCGCGCGCGCATCCAGCAGATCGTCAAGGACGAGCTTGCCGCCGTGCGCGACGAGTTCGGCACGCCGCGCCGCACTGAGCTGTCCGAGGGCGGGGCGGATATGGAAGACGAGGACCTGATCCAGCGCGAGGACATGGTCGTGACGGTTAGCCATTCCGGCTACATCAAGCGTGTGCCGTTGTCGCTCTACCGGGCGCAGCGCCGCGGCGGCAAAGGCCGCTCCGGCATGTCGACCAAGGAGGAGGATTTCGTCACCCGGCTGTTCGTCGCCAACACGCACACGCCGGTGCTGTTCTTCTCCTCGCGCGGCATCGTCTACAAGGAAAAGGTGTGGCGCCTGCCGATCGGCAACCCGCAGTCACGCGGCAAGGCGCTGATCAACATGCTGCCGCTGGAGCAGGGCGAACGCATAACCACCATCATGCCGCTGCCCGAGGACGAGACCAGCTGGGGCGAGCTCGACGTGATGTTCGCCACGACGCGCGGCACGGTGCGCCGCAACAAGCTGTCGGACTTCATCCAGGTCAACCGCAACGGCAAGATCGCCATGAAGCTGGAAGAGGAAGGCGACGAGATACTCGGCGTCGAGACCTGCACCGACAATGACGACGTGCTGCTGACCGCAAGCTCCGGCCAGTGCATACGCTTTTCGGTCAGCGACGTGCGCGTTTTCCAGAGCCGCAACTCGGTCGGCGTGCGCGGCATCGCCATGGCCGCCAGCGACCGGGTGATCTCGATGGCGGTGATCGAACATGTCGATGCGTCGCCGGCCGAGCGCGCCGCCTATCTCAAGCGGGTGGCGGCCGAACGGCGGCTCGCCGCCGGCATTGCGGCGGGCGAGGACGAAGACTTCCAGCTCACCAATGAGGAGGTCGGCGAGGAGACGGAGCTTTCCGAGGAGCGCTACGAATTCCTCAAGGCACACGAGCAGTTCGTGCTGACGGTGACGGAGTATGGCTACGGCAAGCGCTCATCGTCCTATGATTTCCGCCTGACAGGGCGCGGCGGCAAGGGCATCCGCGCCACCGATGTGTCGAAAGTGGCTGAGATCGGCCGTCTGGTGGCGACTTTCCCGGTCGGCAATGACGACCAGATCATGCTCGTCTCGGATGGCGGCACCGTGATCCGCGTGCCGGTCAATGGAATTCGCTTCGCCAGCCGCGCCACCAAGGGCGTGACCATCTTCAACACGGCCGACGGCGAGAAGGTCGTTTCAGTGGAGCGGATATCCGAACCGCAATCGGACGAGGAAGCCGAAGAGAGTGTCGCGGGCGACGCAACTCTGGATACCGGTACCGAAGGCATTGGCCCGGAAAACAACGCCGAGTAG
- the coaD gene encoding pantetheine-phosphate adenylyltransferase, whose protein sequence is MTERIALYAGSFDPPTNGHLDVLKASLAVADTVYAAIGIHPGKKPLFSFEERVGLIEAATKAEFGRDGARIKVVAFDGLVIDAARKQGASIMIRGLRDGTDLDYEMQMAGMNETMAPELQTVFLPASPSVRTITATLVRQIASMGGDIRPFVPAAVAGALTAKFAK, encoded by the coding sequence ATGACCGAACGCATCGCCCTTTATGCCGGCTCCTTCGACCCGCCGACCAACGGCCATCTCGACGTGCTGAAGGCGTCGCTGGCCGTGGCGGACACCGTCTATGCGGCGATCGGCATTCATCCCGGCAAGAAGCCGCTGTTTTCGTTCGAGGAACGGGTCGGCCTCATCGAAGCAGCGACGAAGGCCGAATTCGGCCGCGACGGCGCGCGGATCAAGGTCGTTGCTTTCGATGGGCTGGTCATCGACGCTGCCAGGAAGCAGGGCGCCTCGATCATGATCCGTGGTCTGCGCGACGGCACCGATCTCGACTACGAGATGCAGATGGCCGGTATGAACGAAACCATGGCGCCTGAACTGCAGACGGTTTTTCTGCCCGCCAGCCCTTCGGTGCGAACCATTACCGCCACACTTGTCCGTCAGATAGCCTCGATGGGCGGCGACATCCGCCCCTTCGTGCCGGCGGCCGTGGCTGGCGCACTCACCGCCAAATTTGCGAAATGA
- a CDS encoding peptidylprolyl isomerase: MQLKRLATCLVVLFGLVTASVSAYAADPENTMIITLKDGDVTVALRPDLAPKHVEQIKKLVRQGAYDNVAFHRVIDGFMAQTGDVKFGNMKSGFSADAVGTGGSDLPDLPAEFSKTERYERGVVGMARSQDPDSANSQFFIMFAPAPPLDGQYTIVGNVENGMALVDKIKKGDAAQNGVVTDPDRMIKVRIAADGK, from the coding sequence ATGCAGCTCAAAAGGCTCGCCACCTGCCTTGTCGTTCTTTTCGGCCTTGTGACCGCCTCCGTTTCGGCGTACGCCGCCGATCCGGAAAACACCATGATCATCACGCTGAAGGACGGCGACGTGACCGTCGCGCTCAGGCCCGACCTCGCGCCGAAGCATGTCGAGCAGATCAAGAAGCTGGTGCGCCAGGGCGCTTATGACAACGTCGCTTTCCACCGTGTCATTGACGGCTTCATGGCGCAGACCGGCGACGTGAAGTTCGGCAACATGAAGAGCGGCTTCAGCGCCGACGCTGTCGGCACCGGCGGTTCCGATCTTCCCGACCTGCCGGCTGAATTCTCGAAGACCGAGCGCTATGAGCGTGGCGTGGTCGGGATGGCCCGCTCGCAGGACCCGGATTCCGCCAATTCGCAGTTCTTCATCATGTTCGCGCCGGCGCCGCCGCTCGATGGCCAGTACACCATCGTCGGCAATGTCGAGAACGGGATGGCGTTGGTGGACAAGATCAAGAAAGGCGACGCGGCGCAGAACGGGGTCGTCACCGATCCCGATCGCATGATCAAGGTGCGCATCGCCGCCGACGGCAAGTAA
- a CDS encoding peptidylprolyl isomerase, translating to MAEIKDRENALIMETTKGKVVIELFPDLAPGHVGRIKELAREGAYDGVVFHRVIDGFMAQTGDVKFGNSSKPSFAPARAGTGGSDKPDLKAEFSNANHGRGTCSMARSQNPNSANSQFFICFDDAAFLNRQYTVWGQVIEGMDNVDKIKRGEPVPDPDKIVSLKVAADVE from the coding sequence ATGGCCGAGATCAAGGACCGCGAGAACGCGCTCATCATGGAAACGACCAAGGGCAAGGTCGTCATCGAACTGTTTCCCGATCTGGCGCCTGGCCATGTCGGCCGCATCAAGGAACTGGCGCGCGAAGGCGCTTATGACGGGGTGGTGTTCCACCGCGTCATCGACGGTTTCATGGCGCAGACCGGCGACGTGAAATTCGGCAATTCCAGCAAGCCCTCTTTCGCACCGGCGCGCGCCGGCACCGGCGGCTCCGACAAGCCCGACCTGAAGGCAGAGTTCTCCAACGCCAATCACGGCCGCGGCACCTGCTCGATGGCCCGCTCGCAGAACCCGAACTCGGCCAACTCGCAGTTCTTTATCTGCTTCGACGATGCCGCCTTCCTCAACCGCCAATACACGGTCTGGGGCCAGGTCATCGAAGGCATGGACAATGTCGACAAGATCAAGCGCGGCGAGCCGGTGCCGGATCCCGATAAGATCGTGTCGCTGAAGGTCGCGGCTGACGTGGAATGA
- the queA gene encoding tRNA preQ1(34) S-adenosylmethionine ribosyltransferase-isomerase QueA: MRVDLFDFDLPEERIALRPAEPRDSAKMLVVRPDEGLEDRTVRELPSLLETGDVLVFNDTKVIPAQLKGIRRRGEAAAQIEATLHMRVAPDRWLAFMRPGKRIAAGDRIHFGHDANSCFLGQLDATVIEKGEAGEALLRFDLSGPFLDEALHAVGHIPLPPYIASKRDDDERDRSDYQTIYAREEGAVAAPTAGLHFTPELFAALDAKGVERRFVTLHVGAGTFLPVKVDDTADHKMHAEIGSVSPETAKALNAAKARGGRIIAVGTTSLRLLESAAREDGMLAGWSGPTDIFITPGYRFKAADMLMTNFHLPRSTLFMLVSAFCGLETMRAAYAHAIENRYRFYSYGDASLLFKAENDGRAPGIEQGIQ; the protein is encoded by the coding sequence TTGCGCGTCGATCTTTTCGACTTTGATTTGCCGGAGGAGCGCATCGCGCTTCGACCGGCAGAACCGCGCGACAGCGCCAAAATGCTGGTTGTCAGGCCGGATGAGGGCCTCGAAGACCGGACGGTGCGCGAGCTGCCGTCGCTGCTCGAGACCGGTGACGTGCTGGTCTTCAACGACACCAAGGTCATTCCGGCACAGCTGAAGGGCATCAGGCGGCGCGGCGAAGCGGCGGCGCAAATCGAAGCCACGCTACACATGCGGGTGGCGCCGGATCGCTGGCTGGCTTTCATGAGGCCGGGCAAGCGCATCGCCGCTGGTGACCGCATCCATTTCGGCCATGACGCCAATTCCTGCTTTCTCGGCCAGCTCGATGCCACGGTGATCGAGAAGGGCGAGGCCGGCGAGGCTTTGCTTCGTTTTGACCTCTCAGGTCCGTTTCTCGACGAGGCGCTGCACGCCGTCGGCCACATTCCGCTGCCGCCTTATATCGCTTCGAAGCGCGACGACGACGAACGCGACCGCAGCGACTACCAGACGATCTATGCCAGGGAGGAGGGGGCTGTGGCGGCCCCCACTGCCGGCTTGCATTTCACGCCCGAGCTTTTCGCTGCGCTCGATGCCAAGGGCGTCGAACGGCGCTTCGTCACCCTGCATGTCGGCGCCGGCACGTTTCTGCCGGTGAAAGTCGACGACACCGCCGATCATAAGATGCATGCCGAGATCGGTTCGGTCAGCCCGGAAACTGCCAAGGCGCTGAACGCGGCAAAGGCGCGTGGCGGGCGCATCATCGCCGTCGGCACGACGTCGCTGCGCCTGCTGGAGAGCGCCGCGCGGGAGGACGGCATGCTGGCCGGATGGTCGGGTCCGACCGACATCTTCATCACCCCCGGCTACCGTTTTAAGGCCGCCGACATGCTGATGACCAATTTCCATCTGCCGCGCTCGACGCTGTTCATGCTGGTTTCGGCGTTTTGCGGTCTGGAAACGATGCGTGCGGCCTATGCGCATGCCATCGAGAACCGCTACAGGTTCTACTCCTACGGAGATGCAAGCCTTCTGTTCAAAGCGGAGAACGATGGACGCGCGCCCGGTATAGAACAGGGAATTCAATGA
- the tgt gene encoding tRNA guanosine(34) transglycosylase Tgt has product MTKAFTFKVLATDGKARRGSITMPRGEIRTPAFMPVGTGGTVKTMYMDQVRGVGSDIILGNTYHLMLRPGAERVARLGGLHEFARWPHPILTDSGGFQVMSLSKLRKLTEKGVTFRSHIDGAAYEMSPERSIEIQGLLGADIQMQLDECTALPAMEKEIERAMELSLRWAERCRTAFGDQQGKAMFGIVQGGDIPGLRLRSAQALKAMDLKGYAIGGLAVGEPQAVMLEMLDITCPELPADRPRYLMGVGTPDDILKSVARGIDMFDCVMPTRAGRHGLAYTRRGKVNLRNARHADDPRPLDEDSDCPAARDYSRAYLHHLVRSQEALGAMLLTWNNLSYYQKLMQDIRAAIEAGAFEARAAEISDGWARGDIPAM; this is encoded by the coding sequence ATGACTAAGGCGTTCACCTTCAAGGTGCTGGCGACCGACGGCAAAGCGCGGCGCGGCTCCATCACCATGCCGCGCGGAGAAATCCGCACGCCGGCCTTCATGCCGGTCGGCACCGGCGGCACGGTCAAGACCATGTATATGGATCAGGTGCGCGGCGTCGGCTCGGACATCATCCTTGGCAACACCTATCATCTGATGCTGCGGCCGGGCGCCGAGCGTGTGGCGCGGCTTGGCGGTCTGCATGAATTCGCCCGCTGGCCGCATCCGATTCTGACCGACAGCGGCGGCTTCCAGGTGATGTCGCTGTCGAAGCTGAGGAAACTGACCGAAAAAGGCGTCACCTTCCGCTCCCATATCGACGGCGCCGCCTATGAGATGTCGCCCGAGCGCTCGATCGAAATCCAGGGACTGCTCGGCGCCGACATCCAGATGCAGCTCGACGAATGCACCGCGCTGCCGGCCATGGAGAAGGAGATCGAGCGGGCGATGGAGCTGTCGCTGCGCTGGGCCGAGCGTTGCAGGACGGCGTTCGGCGACCAGCAGGGCAAGGCAATGTTCGGCATCGTCCAGGGCGGCGACATACCGGGCCTGCGGCTGCGCTCAGCGCAGGCGCTGAAAGCGATGGATCTCAAGGGCTACGCGATCGGCGGGCTGGCGGTCGGCGAGCCGCAAGCGGTGATGCTCGAAATGCTCGACATCACCTGCCCGGAGCTCCCGGCGGACAGGCCGCGCTATCTGATGGGTGTCGGCACGCCCGACGACATATTGAAATCGGTGGCGCGCGGCATCGACATGTTCGATTGCGTGATGCCGACACGCGCCGGCCGTCATGGCCTAGCCTACACAAGGCGCGGCAAGGTCAATCTGCGCAACGCCCGCCATGCCGACGATCCGCGCCCGCTTGACGAGGATAGTGACTGCCCGGCCGCCAGGGATTATTCACGTGCCTATCTGCACCATCTCGTCCGCTCGCAAGAGGCGCTGGGAGCGATGCTTCTGACCTGGAACAATCTTTCCTACTATCAGAAGCTGATGCAGGACATTCGTGCCGCCATCGAGGCCGGCGCGTTCGAGGCACGGGCGGCAGAGATCTCCGACGGCTGGGCGAGGGGCGATATTCCGGCGATGTGA